Genomic DNA from Etheostoma cragini isolate CJK2018 chromosome 7, CSU_Ecrag_1.0, whole genome shotgun sequence:
AAATATGCAAACTTGTCCTTAATCCTAAACATTGGTTGTTTGTTAATCTTACCCTTATCTCTAACTGGAGTAGTTGTTGACAATGAAAACACTGCATGACCTCTTGAATGAGCACCACAGTTGAAGACACATAAGAAAAAGAGGAATTTATTGTATATcatctatatatacactttTCAACTAATTATGAAAAGATTTGCACGATGAAATTTAAAAGTATTACTAATGAACAGGATGTCTTATGCTCATATACCCATGGCAACAAACCAAACATGGACAGGAGTGTTTTGACAATTTTGGTTCAACTGACAGCCATCTCCCTATTTTCCCTCCCAGCTCTCCATCTCCGATCTGTCGCTGAATTTCCACCCATGTTAACAGTAGCAGCAACATTTCTGGGATACACAGCAGACGACCcgaataaaaagaaagaaagaagacaggTAGGAAGAGGGAAAAGACATGTCTTAAGTTCATCTACCTCAGTGCAGAGGACCCAGTGTTTGAGACAGCATGCAAAATGGATACGAACATGACACATGGATTCTGGATCAAGTGATGACAAAACTAACATTAACTTAAGTCTGTGTGGACATAACAGTGCAGAGCCCAACAGTGACAAATGCCAGTGTAATACTTTCATAGTTTTGTCTGCAGACAGACTCAAAACTGCAGACAAAGTAGAATGAAAACATGCAGTTTCACTTCCCAGCATGTCAGTTTTTCTAACCATGTGTTCCCTGTGTGTGAACGGTCAGCGGCCAACCTCCTCCGCTGCTCCTTAATATTCCAGTGTCAACGAGAAAGAGATGTCACCCCAgaggacatacagtatgtaaaacaGAATTACTGAACTCTGAAAAGAACTCACAAGTTCCAacaaatatacattaaaaaggTTGCAGCAAAATTATTTGGGATCAGTAGTACCAACCAAATTGGCATGAGAGGAGCATGTTAAAACTAAATTCCAGCAGATGACAAGTCTATTTCCGGGCACAGTTAGATACCATGCAGACAGAGCAAAGCAGACTTCTGAAAGTACCATTCCAGCAAAAATCACTGTTCAGATGTCCCACTGCTGCTTGTggcataaaaaaggaaaacaaaaatatatgcTTGTTTTATAAACAAATCATATGTACCCATCATCAGTAGTGTCTAAGGTCAACGTCAAAGGAAAACACCCATCATGAGTGtctttacacaaaacacaaaaatatatatattaaaaaaaaaaaaaacagcatttttcattCGCCTCTTATTTGCTAATGTATGTATGTCATCGCCTATCACCAACGGGGGGTTATGGCAACATCCATATTTGCGCTTGGTATCTTTTTAGAAAGAATGCAACCCCTTAAACAAACATCTGAAAGATCGTGAAGACTTGGACTGAACTACAACATTAAATTCATATCATAGTGGACTCTGGCTTGTCACATCTCATCTCACAGTGTTGCatcaatatgaaataaaaactattgacaaataaataaaagtaaaaccatCAATCAACCAAACAATATCCCTGCCAAATTTCAAACTAACACCAGGACTGGACCACATCCGTTATGTGATACCTGCAGGTGTCACACATGATGAGGAAGCTACAGTTGAGTGCAACTAGTTTCTGTTTAAATGATAATCAAGTGAGGgattaaaagacaaaatctgGCTGTTCATGCTTAATTACCAACCGTCTGATCACTGGATTTGTCTAATAAGCTACAGCCTACACCAAAAGGACATCTTAGTGTCTAAGGAGATAGAAAATttgacacacgcacgcacgcacgcacgcacgcgatTCTTCTGGGCAAGGTTAGTCCGACATATTTCAGAGAGGTAACAATAATCCTGTCACTGTACAATAGTAGTAATTCCTGCCATgggaaatgaaaacagaaaaaggttaGGTGGGATGATATTAACAGTGGTGGTGCTGTGGTGTTGCGGCCCATGAAGAAGGGGAGGTTGAAGGGAACAGGGAGGAGACACAAGGAAAGGGAGGCGGGGCGAGAGAAAAAGTCACAAGGGGAAGGGTGATTCTCAGTAGTTTTGGCTAAAAAGGTGAGGTAGGCCTCGTCACAACTTGGAGTGTGGCTTTAAAACTGGCAGGGTTTTCATTTGCAGTCCGTCTTTAGTGTTCGTTTCCTATGGGAGTGTGGTCGGGTTGCGCGTCTCCAGCACGCCTTTTCGCCGCTCACATCTTGACGTCCTCTTCCACACTGAGCTGAGACAGGGTCTTCTTGATGCGCAGTGCTGTCAGTCTGGCTGCTCCATTGGCATACCAGCACTCCCTCATGATCTTTCCCATCACACGCAGTGACTGCAGGAAAGACattacaaacatatacaaaaacatatataaaaactgtaatccaaaacatttcaaacactcACACCTACTATTAAAGCTGGCATCACAATGACCACAATAATTATAACTGTTCTCAACCATGGCACAATTAAATCTAATGGaagcaatttaaatgttttgtgtatcatttcataaatatttcctttaaatgCAGTCTGATCAGGAAACAAAAGCACTACAatttgaaataagaaaaaaatggattcattACAATTTAAGGGGACAGCTCCATTAAGTCAAGAGTGTCCTGTACTGTCCAACTGCCTTTCTATGCAGCCACTGAATGTATTTTTAGAAACCAGTCAGCTGTtggtatatagtatatatagtgtgAAATACCTCGTAGCTTTGCCACCAGTTGGGCACATTGGGCCTCAGTTTCTGGTCACACACCACCTTCCTCATCTCTTCTATGGAGGGGTCAGAGGGCACGAGGTCGTAGTAGGGCAGCTGGTACTCCTCGTGGATACCTGCAGTACACAATGAGGAAGCTCTCAGTTTGTGGCTTCATGCACCTGTTAGACATTAAactgattcatttatttaaaaaacaaacattttttttttcatcaactGCTGTTTGTGGACGTACCTCCTGCATTGCAGCGACGTGCAATCTCCCAGTACACAAGGCCCAGCGCGTAAATGTCAGCACACTTGAAGGAATCAAAGTGTTTCATGTTGATGGTCTCGTCCAGGACTTCTGGAGCCATGTACCTGAAGGTAGACACAAAAGCACCAATGACAATGTTTATCTGACTGAGTAAACCATCATCAggcttttttccattttcttattCAGTAAGGTTCAAGGAATACAAATTGTTAAGTTTTGGGATAATAATACATGTCTCTGGTCAAAAGGTCTTATATTTTAAAGGCCATTATATCAGCACAAATAAACATCCATCACTAGGCTTTTCAGAAAGAGTTCAAGCTAATTTGCCAATTTGGCTaatctacaaaaaataaaaagggacttttcaaagtcatttatttccttcagaataataataataatacattttattttcagccaGACTTAGCCTTAAATATCCCTAATGTAGATCTCCATTTGTGTGCTTTTAAGTGAATATGTATGGTAACATTTACCTCTTAGTGCCCACGCGCTGGTTCGGTGCTATATCGATTGTGTCCGTGATTGACTCATGGCGGACCGCCAGGCCGAGGTCAGCTATGGCACACATGCCGTTCTTCTTAACCAGGATATTTTTAGACTTGAGGTCACGGTGAGCAATGCCAGGCTTACCTGCAGGAGAACAGACATCACATCAATTTGTTTGCATCAAGCGCTCAGCAGAAATAGCCACATGCTGGCTTAATGTACATTACACTTGTGCACTCTCATGtccctgctgtgtttttatttgtttatttattatattaattttGTGCTGCACTTCAACGCGAAAGTTCATCCTACCCTGAGTGCCGAGGATCTCCATGTGTAGGTGTGCTAGGCCGCTGGCTGCTGACAGTGCCAGTTTGATCATGCCCTCGATGGTGACAGAGTAGCGGTTCAGGTAGTCAAAAAGAGAGCCGTGCTCATGATAGTCTGACACCAGCCACAGCTGAGTCCATGTACCATTGTCTGAAAGAAAGCACACAcgaaaaacacaatttacatgTAGGACTATGTACACGGAATTCTATTTCAGTGAGATAATGGATCCTTTGCTTAAATCAAAACTGGGTAGTAGAATTTCGGGACATTCacgaattaaaaaaatatggatcCTTTTAACCATCTGTACCTCATTTTCATTTAGCTTTGAGAGGACTTTTCTTATTACATGAGTGGTTTTCAGACAGTCCACAATCTTCCTCACCTTTATTGTCTGCGGCAATGAATCCCAGGATGTTTTCGTGCCGCAGCATGATTGTCTGGTAGATCTCAGCCTCTCTGAACCAGGAGCGCTCCTCTCTGGATGAGAAGATCTTCACCGCCACATCTCCTCCCCTCCACTTCCCTCTCCACACCTCACCGAAACGACCCTTTCCTATTATCTCCTGCAGCACGATGGTCCGAGCCACCGTCCGCTGCACAAACAGGGGCAAACCTGAAGGGGGCAGTAgtgagaataaaacaaaacattagcCAACATTCCCTGTAGATTCTAGGTCAGGTTGGGATCAAGGTGCCTAGTTGAATAATCATTCATTTCGATatttataaaatgacaaatggaaTACTGTTCTCGCTAAAAAGGAAAGACATGTTTAAGAAAATTGGTTTTCCAAAACCAAACTTCTTTTTCACGACTTTAGACGCCACATCAGGTGGGCAGCTTGTACTGACCAGAGCCTGACCCGGAGGTGGACATGTCATAGATGAGGTCCTGAAGAGTCTTGTCCTTGGCCAAGTACAGATGGTCACATGATGGGTCCTCTACCTCCAGCCTCTGCCTGTGGCTATAGGCCCTCTGGTGATGCTGGAACAGGAAAACGCCGACCATAAGCAGCACACAGAGAAGGAACACTGGCCCTGCGATGACCGCCACCAGCTCCACCGGCCCCCAGGAGCTCGCTGAGCCTGACCAGTCCTCTTTTGTTGGGACTAGGagggcaaaacaaaacagagaagcaGAGGTGGTTACTTTCAATTAAAACAGCGCCTCTGTGGAACTGAAAGAGTTTGGTTGTTTGATGCCTTACCAGGGACTTCAATACTGTTACAGTAATCTACATAGCAGCAATGGGTGTTGAGCAGGCCTTCAGCGCTCAGACAGTAGAAAGGTTGTCCAGGGGGGACCAGGTTGTCCCGGTCGATGCAGATGCGTACATGTTGCTCCTTCCCCTGGTTAAAGTATGTAGAGGCCATGCAGGCGCCATCTGTTTCACACTCATAGCCAGTCTTCTCACAGTTTGTGCAGTTGCAACGTAGAGCTGTGGGAAAGGACAGAAGGGAGTTGAGTAAATACCAATTTATCAGATAGAGCCatgaaaaagcacaaacaaacaaaaaatgattcACTTCTCCAATAAGTCCAGCAGGGGGCAGGCTAACACCTTGTTTCAACACATGATCTAAGGAGAGTGGGTCCCATTCAGATGTAGGCTTTTTGTGAAATGCACATTCAGAGCTTGGAGTTGAGGAGCGGCCGCCAGACAGGCCTGGCAGCCCTGAAATTAGATCCTTCACTGCAGAAGAACCCAAACACTCAGGGTGGAGACAGACCTGCCCAGTGGGACAGACAAAGTGAAACCCAACAAGGGAAGAGGGCTTCTGCCAAATCCCCAATGCAGCATTCTGCTTCattcctctcctctgtctctcccacaCTGACACAGAGAACTGCCACTGTATAAGGTAATGAGACAGgagttttattaaatacagcACACTTCTGCGCGGGGACCTATTAAAGGTAACGCAATGGAACCCGTCGCCGCCAGCAAGAACGCACAAATCTGCCACGTCTAAAAACAGAACCAGAGTTGGTTGGGCAATCCAGAGAGCAAGAAACAGCAAACTGATTAGATTCAGAGGGAAATGTGATTTTGAGTCATAGCACACATGCTTCTCATTAGAGTAGGGTCAGCACAAAAGGCTTCTTCCAAGGTTCTCTACGACCAAACAAAGTGCAAAGCAGGACCAGGCAAGGCTGGATGATTGTGGGACTAGTTTtcacttggaaaaaaacacactgaagcaGCTTAGCTCAACTAAACCCCGTCAGTGATAAAAGACAAACTGTATGACTGACAACAAGTCCGTAAGTCAGGTGAAGAGGTGATCCTTGATCAGAAAACAAACGCTAGACCACTCAGGAATAAACGCTGTGGACTTGGCGAAGACACAATTGTCGTACCAATAACAAAACAGGACGAGACCCAAAGCAGAGAGGAATTTCAATCCttgttcttccttaaaaaaacacaaaaaaaaaaaacacaagaggcTCAGTAGCAGTTGGACCACTAACTATTTCTGGCCCACAGGAAAGACAAGATTTCAAGAGTGGCGAGGTTCCACTAATCCATGGTTTCTTATCCTAAGGGTTTCTTTGACCACATGAGCTCACTGATCTCCGTGTTTGTACCAACTTTTGTCTCTGTCAAAAGGTGTCAGCAGATTTGAACGCATTCTTGAACAAAATGAGTTGTCACACGATTAGGCTTTTGTGgacttcttttttcccttttctttttttaaaaagtccaAATGACTACACTGATTGCGCCATCAGCATGTAGAATCCAAGTGGCCCAAACCACAAACCCTGATGTCATAGGAGTGGTTTCCCCTAAATGAACTTTTGGTGGTTGTTTTCTGTGGGGGAGCATTTTTTGCATGTACGATGATGTGTCTTTGCTTTCCACTGACAGTAATGGAAAATGTGTAATACTTGTTTCAGTAATAATTCTCATCTGtttagtctttgtgtgtgtgtgtgtgttcctctccAGGAGGTGAGTGGGAAAGTGGCAGGAACTATTGGTGGAGTGTGTCCAAATTCACCACAGTTCGCATGCAGACGGAATTTCCTCCAGATTACACAGAGGCTAAGCAGGCTGGACctgataaagagagaaaaacaagccGTGGGCCACATCATGCTAATCTGCAACATTAATGGAGCAAATACTTTAACCAAATAAAACAGATGACAAGAGTAACAGCTGTAGGTTAGAAAGCTTGACGACGTTTGTTATCCATCGTCAAACTAACAGACAACTTGAGTCCCTTCTTCCAAGGTCTCATGTTTACTGGTTCAGTTAAATAAATCAGCTAGTGAGTCCAGATAGGAGCCAATTGGATTGATCAATCCTTAAAGTAAAGgtgacatttgaaaaagaaaaaaaaccaacacacacacaattgttttgAGATGACTAGCCTTATAGTTGCACTGTTGTAGATTTAATGTCCTTAGTTTTTCTCATGAGAATCAGACTGAAGGCTATAAAATAGTTCTTACGACCGGAACATTGCTCCAATATACAGCAACAAATTAACAACAGCAATCTGATAAGAACAGCATGATCTGAACAAAACAGGCACATCCATCATGAAGACTGTGTGTGGTAAGACACATGGTACACAGACTTACACACAGAAGCtcagaaagaaaaccaaacatgGCTgaacatgcacgcacacacacgcgcatgcaCGCCATGGTTGGTTTGTGGTCTACCAAGAGTTTGATTTGTGGCAAGTCTTCCCTTTCGTTAAAGGCTACCTTGTGAATATACCATATGTAGCCTGCTTCCACAAAAAACAGCATCAACACCATGGGCGGCCCATATGGCAAAGATCTATTAAAGAATGACATTTTATGCATTGATAGAGATAATAAGAAATCCAGTTCCTTAAATACCAAACCAATCAAGGTTAAAGCAAAAATCCAATACTGCCCCAAAAAAGTGCTGCTCACAGATTTGCAATATTGCCCATTACAACCAGAAATATTAAAGGGAAACCTCTATAGAAATCTATCTACCGGCTGACAAATCACTGTGATATCACAGAATGCAGTATCACCATGTTCTTAACAACATTTGATAAAAGATGGCACAATGTGAAACCAAGACTTtcaaaagtaatgaaaatgtaagTTGAAAATGAAGGTCAAGCAAGACAGGGAGGGCACTTGTACATAACTAATtcaaacaatgtcaaaaaaagtacgCCTGGCCCTTCACATTTACTGAAATGCTGTGTTGTTTGCACAGTGCTCTGCGTAACTCACTGGATTCAGAGCTGTAAGTGTTCCTAAACTAGACTTGAAGGAATAATATCAAGCCTAAATACACATGGATCCGAGTTGAGGCCGGGTCTATGCGGTTTTTAAGTGAACTTTGCTCTTGTATCCACATAATTGGTGGTCTTTACACTGGTCCTTTGTGTGGAGATTAAGACGACATGAGGAGGGATTGGACTGGCCCTGCACAAACAAAGAGCAGAGTGGGGGAGCACACTTCTGCGTGGAGCAGCAAGGGGGGATGGGTGGCGCGCAGGGAACAGACCAGGGCTAACAGTAAATGCCCCGATGTTTGGGGGCTGCCCCGGGCCAGACAGGATGGGGGCTGGTCCCAAACTGGTCAGAACAATATGAAGGGGAGGGAGCAGAGGGGGTAACGAGCGGGATTTACAGGGGCCCCCAGCTGCGGTTGGGGTCTGCCCAAGTGACCAGCTGCGACTGTCATTAAAACCCAGTCTAGACTTTAAATAAAACGGGAGGGGGTAAATAACAGGAGAAGAGAATAGTGAAAAAGGGAGAACACAGCCCAGAGAGCAACTGCTTTAAGCTGCGAGTGTGTGAAGTTTGTATCATTCCGTTCATGTTGAGACAGGAAATGGCTGACACAGAGAGGAAGGGATTAATTAAACATTGTTGCCATATCCAGCATCGCCTTAACTTGGACCCAACTGAAAACCACAGTATAGTCCCAATCCAAACACCTTTACACATTAACCTtcattgtgtgtatgcatgtgtatatatgtgagCTACTCATGCAGAGCAACCCAGTCAAAACACTTTCTAGTCTGGTAAGATGATAAAGTCGGTGGAAATTACGTGTGCTTGGCGCCGGGCAGTGGGTTTCTGGGAGCTAAGCAACGCAGACAGAGACGGTCGGtacgcacgtgtgtgtgtgtgtgtgtgtgtgtgtatggggagAAGAGCACCATTACCAAAATGCACTGGCTGAATGAAATTAGATCCATACAGATACCAGACTGAGAACTGAtcaagacacacagacacaaacacagagagagagagagagagagagagagagagagagagagagagagagagagagagagagaagatcaATGCTAGGGGAAGGAGGAAAGTCATTACCTTTGTCTGCATCTCAGGGTCAGATTACTGATCTGATTCTAGAGTGAAGTCTCTGGGGCTGAGGCTGCTACTACTATCTCTACTAACCACTACCCTCTAGGCTACATCCCATCCTGTCTGTCGTCTGCTGCACTGAATGTTTTCAAAGTGTAAGCAAAGGCTCACTTTGGACTTTATGCTGCTGCCCGAACTCCCAAACTGGTCAATGTTGCGTTTACAATGCCCCAGCATGTTGCAGTATGGTGAGCCAATGCATCTGCCATGTGATTTGAGGTTAATACCCCTTCTAAGTATTAGCAGACCAGAGACTTAACAATTActcctttttctgtctgtctttctacaATTGTTTAGAGCTGGGTATTAAACCTCAACAATGTTTTGTTACAGACCAAAATAACCACAGGCTGATCAAATATTTCCTGACTTAAAACCGACATTTTTTAGGCAGgttcttttgtgtttgctgtgtttagACATTACATATTTGAGAACTTTGGCTTCTATGTCAGagaaaaacatgtatgtatttctCATAAGTTATCTGAAATTTAGCATCAGTGCTGAAACTCTCTTACTCAGTTTCCTCCGTCTTTTACTAAAATCTAATTTCTTTTGGAGACGCATGCATTTTAAGAAccaaatacaacacaaatatttttcacaaaaaaaacactgagaaagAGTTCATGAATACCATCTATGACAAAAAACTTTATATTGTATATAGCAATGGCATGtatgggaaaaacaaacaatga
This window encodes:
- the acvr1ba gene encoding activin A receptor type 1Ba, coding for MSLKEIALTLLALFGLVAVGNALRCNCTNCEKTGYECETDGACMASTYFNQGKEQHVRICIDRDNLVPPGQPFYCLSAEGLLNTHCCYVDYCNSIEVPVPTKEDWSGSASSWGPVELVAVIAGPVFLLCVLLMVGVFLFQHHQRAYSHRQRLEVEDPSCDHLYLAKDKTLQDLIYDMSTSGSGSGLPLFVQRTVARTIVLQEIIGKGRFGEVWRGKWRGGDVAVKIFSSREERSWFREAEIYQTIMLRHENILGFIAADNKDNGTWTQLWLVSDYHEHGSLFDYLNRYSVTIEGMIKLALSAASGLAHLHMEILGTQGKPGIAHRDLKSKNILVKKNGMCAIADLGLAVRHESITDTIDIAPNQRVGTKRYMAPEVLDETINMKHFDSFKCADIYALGLVYWEIARRCNAGGIHEEYQLPYYDLVPSDPSIEEMRKVVCDQKLRPNVPNWWQSYESLRVMGKIMRECWYANGAARLTALRIKKTLSQLSVEEDVKM